One Nicotiana tomentosiformis chromosome 4, ASM39032v3, whole genome shotgun sequence genomic window carries:
- the LOC104103138 gene encoding F-box protein GID2 has protein sequence MKRQFDGGETDCANFAGGGELKKKMKQVIESEEEKKLPMKRQFDAGETTCTTSAGDGDMKKMKMKMKTKTEEIIESDAEAEAVLLDENLLYEVLKHVDGRTLATAACVSKQWNQTALDERLWELICTKHNRNQQQQLRAVVLALGGFRRLYSLYLWPLSKPSPSPSSSSLTPPTSAWPCLPPPPTRSLKYAATNTRWGKDEVNLSLSLLSIRYYEKMNFKANKST, from the coding sequence ATGAAGCGGCAATTCGACGGCGGAGAAACCGATTGTGCTAATTTTGCCGGCGGCGGTGagttgaagaagaagatgaagcaaGTTATAGAGTCGGAGGAAGAGAAAAAGTTGCCGATGAAGCGGCAATTCGACGCCGGAGAAACTACCTGCACAACCTCTGCCGGAGACGGTGAcatgaagaagatgaagatgaagatgaaaacGAAGACGGAGGAGATTATAGAGTCGGACGCAGAAGCGGAGGCGGTGTTGTTGGATGAGAATCTGCTGTACGAAGTGCTGAAACACGTGGACGGGCGCACGTTAGCTACGGCAGCGTGCGTTAGCAAGCAGTGGAACCAGACGGCGCTAGATGAGCGGCTCTGGGAGCTGATCTGCACAAAGCACAACCGTAACCAACAGCAGCAGCTCCGCGCCGTCGTCCTGGCTCTCGGCGGTTTCCGAAGGCTCTACTCGCTTTACCTCTGGCCACTCTCAAAGCCGTCACCGTCTCCATCGTCGTCTTCTTTGACTCCTCCAACTTCTGCCTGGCCTTGCCTTCCTCCGCCGCCTACTCGGTCGTTGAAATACGCCGCTACGAACACTCGATGGGGAAAAGATGAAGTCAATCTCTCGCTATCGCTACTATCGATTCGGTATTATGAGAAGATGAACTTCAAAGCTAATAAATCAACTtaa